From Desmodus rotundus isolate HL8 chromosome 10, HLdesRot8A.1, whole genome shotgun sequence, one genomic window encodes:
- the LOC128779371 gene encoding olfactory receptor 14K1, translating into MNETLVMEFSLVRWTDSRVLSRLLAVFFLLLYLMATWENIIVIFLTILDHHLHTPMYFFLRHLSFLDLCLISATVPKSVLNSVTFRDSISFLGCAVQLFLVVLMAGSEIGILTVMSYDRYVAICRPLHYEAVMSKRTSVLLTAVSWLNGGAFGILYLTGTFSLKFCGSNKIQQFFCDVPALLKLTCSEQHVTINVSVAIGVCYAFSCSVCIVVSYVYILSTVLKIPTRQKQSKAFSTCLPHLIVVSMFLLTGAVSYLKPASDKPSLLDVLASIFYSVAPPTLNPMIYCLRNKDIKAALGKVLWIDRNSRNVAGRK; encoded by the coding sequence ATGAACGAAACCCTGGTGATGGAATTCTCGTTGGTGCGATGGACTGACAGCCGGGTGCTGTCGAGGCTTCTCGCTGTGTTCTTCTTGCTGCTGTACCTCATGGCCACATGGGAGAACATCATCGTCATTTTCCTCACAATTCTTGACCATCACCTCCACACCCcaatgtacttcttcctcaggcATTTGTCCTTCTTAGACCTTTGTCTCATTTCTGCCACAGTCCCCAAGTCCGTTCTCAATTCCGTCACCTTCAGAGACTCCATCTCTTTCCTGGGGTGTGCGGTCCAGCTCTTCCTAGTGGTACTGATGGCTGGGTCAGAGATCGGCATCCTCACTGTGATGTCCTATGACCGCTATGTTGCCATCTGCCGCCCTCTGCATTACGAAGCTGTCATGAGTAAAAGGACCTCTGTCCTTTTGACGGCTGTGTCCTGGCTCAATGGAGGGGCCTTTGGAATCTTGTACCTAACTGGGACATTCTCTCTGAAATTTTGTGGGTCCAACAAGATACAACAGTTCTTCTGTGATGTTCCTGCCCTACTGAAGCTCACGTGTTCAGAACAGCACGTGACTATTAATGTCAGCGTGGCCATCGGTGTCTGTTATGCATTTTCATGTTCAGTGTGCATTGTGGTCTCGTATGTGTACATTCTCTCCACGGTGCTGAAGATCCCAACCAGACAGAAGCAGTCCAAAGCCTTTTCCACCTGCCTGCCTCACCTCATTGTTGTGAGCATGTTCCTTCTGACAGGCGctgtttcttatttaaaaccAGCATCTGACAAGCCCTCCCTTTTAGACGTGCTGGCATCTATCTTCTATTCCGTGGCGCCCCCCACCTTGAACCCCATGATCTACTGTCTGAGGAACAAGGACATTAAGGCAGCACTAGGAAAAGTCCTGTGGATTGATAGAAATAGCAGAAACGTTGCAGGGAGAAAGTAG